From Halorientalis litorea:
CGTCGTTCTCGAGTGCGTACCCGAGCGCGATACAGCCGCCCATCGAGATACCCGCGAGACTCGGGCACTCGAGGTCCAACGCCGCGACCAGCGCGTCGAGTATCTCGATGTAGTAGTCGGTCGTGTACGCCACGTCCGGCTTCTCGCTCTCGCCGTGGCCCGGCATGTCCGGCGCGATGACCCGGTGAGTCGCCGCGAGTTCGGGGATAGCGTGTTTCCACGAGATGCCAGCGGCGTCGAGACCGACACCGTGTAACAACACGAGCGGCGGCCCCGACCCGGCCGCCAGATAGCGGACCGTGGTCGACCCGTCCCGCCGCCCGGTCTCTACCTCGACCGTGTTCGACTGACTCTGCGTGGCTTCCATTCGCCAGCTCTAGGCGGGCCGCGTGTATGGGTGTTCGGAACCGCACCCTCACCGCTCGACGACCAACAGGGCGACCCGTTCGCGGACGAGCGTCGGCAGGTCCGCCGCCGTCGCCGCTAATTCACGTTCGGACACGTCGAAGAACGCCCGGACCAGCGTCTCGTCGTAGTCCCCGAGCGTCTCCGCCGGGTCGAGCAGGTCCGCGACGGCCGCCGCCGCACCCGCCTCGTCCCGCCCGTGGACGACGACGGCGACCGGACACTCGCCCGCCGAGACGCCCATCTCCAGTGCCCGGGAAATCTGCCGACGGCCCGCGGCGTACAGCAGTATCTCGACGCCCGGGTCGTCGGCGATGGCCGCACCGCGCTCTCGCTCGCGCTCCGCGAGTTCGACGGCCCGTTCGAGGTGTGCCCGGTCCACGACGTAGCGGGCGTCGAACGCCTGCACGACACAGCCGTGGTCGTCCCCGATAGTCCCGAGTCGCTCGACGAACCCGGCCACGTCCTCGACTGTCGCCAGCCCCTCGACGACCCGCATCAGAAATCACCGAGGCTCGATTGGTCCTCACTGTCGGCCGTCCCGGCGGGACCCTCCGCCGCGTCGCTCCCGGCCGCCGTGTCCTCGACGCCCGCCACGTCAGCCGGGTCGATTCCGTCCATCGAAGGGTCCTGCCGCCCGGCGTTTTCGAGTACGTTCTCGGCCGTCTTCTCGCGGCCCCGGAGCGCGCCCAACACGACGGCCTTGTCGGCTTCCCGGAGGTCCGCGCGGGTGCGGATGCCCGCGTCGTAGAGCCGCCGGGCACGCTTGCGCCCGACGCCCCGGACACCGGCGAGGTCGACCAGTTCCGCCCGGACGCCGTGTTCGACCCGCGTGCGCGCCTCGCGGATGGCGGGCACGCAGTCGAGTCCGAGTTCGCCCGCCAGCGACTCGGCCGCACCCAGCAACCACTGGGCCGTCTCGACTTTCCCGCGGATGTCGCCCGGGCCGACGCCGTAGCGGTCGGTTATCTCGTCTTCCTCGATTTCGCTGGCCCAGTCTTCGAGCAACCGTGCGGTCTTGAGTGCCGCGAGCCAGTCCTCGAATCGCCCCTCCTCGAACTCGCTGAGCATCGCGCCGAGGAAGTCCTCCTCGCGCTCGTAGGCCAGCATCGTGTACTCCTCGTCGTCGCCCGAGCGCAGGTACAGTTCGTACATGTCCGGCGTGCGCGCGACGAGGTGGTAGAGACCGAGTGCCGACGGCCGGTCGTCGGCGTCCCGCAGGCCGTCGATAATCTCGGCGGCACTCATCGGGTCCAGATACAGCCGCGAGACGGTGTGGCCGAGGCCGGTGGCCTGTAGTTGGTCGCCGTCGCTCGACCGTTCCGAGGCACTCTGTGCCTCGCGCGTGAGGAACTCGTTCCGTTCGAGGTACGTCAGCACGTCGTCGGTCACCCCCTCCAACCGGTCGCGCTCGGCGGTCTGTGCGGCGTAGAGCGTCCGTTCGAGGAACTCCAACAGGCCGCCGCGGGAACTCGCGAAGCCGGAGGCGACGGTGGCGAGCAGGTGGGTCCGCAGGGCGGGTTCGGCGGCCAACTTCGACCGCACCGGCTCCGGGTCGGCCCAGACGTACCGCTCGAACAGTTCGTCGAGCTCGTCGTGGTTGTTCGCGAGCAGGACCGCCTCGCCGTACGGGTCCAGCCCCGGCCGGCCGGCCCGTCCCATCATCTGGTGGACTTCCAGCACCGACAGCGGGGCCATCCCGCCCGTCGACCCGTCGTAGCGTCGCCAGTCCCGGACGACGACGCGGCGGGAGGGGGTGTTGACGCCCGCCGCGAGCGTCGGCGTCGCACACACCGTCTTGATGAGGCGGTCACGGAACGCGTCCTCGACCAGCGAGCGGTGGTCGGCGGCCAGCCCCGCGTGGTGGAACGCCGCCCCGTCGGCCACGGCGTCGGCCAAGTCCTCGCTCGTCTCGGTGTCGCTCACGTCGCGGATGTCCGCGGCCACCTCGGCCAGTCGTGTCCGCTCTTCCTCGTCGAGCGCGTCCCGCGTCGTCGTCGCCAACCGGCGGGCCGCCGCCTCGGCGTTGCGCCGGGAGTTGACGAACACGAGCGTCGACCCGTCGTCCGCGAGCGTGTCCCGGACGACGGCGGCCGTCTCGCTCTCGCCGTCGTGGACCCGCAACTCCTGCTGGCTCCCGTCTTCGAGGTGGAGTGCCTGCCCGTAGTGGACGCCCTTGCGGAGCTCGATGGGTCGCCACTCCGAGTCCACGAGTTCGGCGTCCAACCAGTCGGCGAGCTCGTCGGCGTTGCCGATGGTCGCCGACAGTGCTACCGTCTGCAGGCCGGGGTTCAACTGCCGGAGTTTCGCCAGCGTCACTTCGAGCGTCGGGCCGCGCTCCCCGTCGTCGACCAGATGCACCTCGTCGGTCACGACACAGGAGAGGTCGTCTATCCACGCCGCGTCGTTGCGCACGAGCGAGTCCACCTTCTCGCTCGTGGCGACTACGATGTCCGAATCCGACAGCCACTCCCCGCTGGACTCGTAGTTGCCCGTCGAGACGCCCACGTCCACGCCGTAGGACTCGAACGCCTCGAACTCGGCGGCCTTCTCGCTCGCCAACGCGCGCAAGGGAACGATGTACAGCGCGGTCCCACTCCCCTCGCCGACGTGGGACAGCATCGCCAACTCCGCGACGAGCGTCTTGCCGCTGGCCGTCGGCACGCTGGCGACGAGGTTCTCGCCCTCGGTGACGCCCGCCGTGACGGCCTCGGCCTGTGGCGGATACAGCGACTCGATGCCGTCGGCCCGCAGGTAGTCGGGCAACCAGTCGGGCACCCCCGGGATGTCCGCAACGTCCATTACCGCCCCGTTAGCGCGTCCCCCGGTTTAAACTGTCGTGTAGGGGACGCGGTGTCCGTCCGTGGCCCCGCCTCCCGCCAGTTCTATGGCCGCGACGGTCCAAGCCCGCCTATGCGAATCGAGTACGACCGCGACACCTGCATCGGGATGTTCCAGTGTGTCGCCGAGTGGGACGACTTCGAGGAAGACACCGACGCCGGGAAGGCCGTTCTCGCCGACAGCGAGGAACGCGACGACGGCCTGTTCGTCCGCGAGGTGCCCGACGACGCGGAGATGGACGCCAAGTTCGCCGCCCGTGCTTGCCCCGTCGACGCCATCGCCGTCTACGACGACGACGGCGAGCAGCTGGTTCCCTGACCGCGGTTTCCCCCCGCAGTCCGTCCACTGCCCGGCTTCACTGAGTGCTACGTAGACCGCTCGAGAGCGTCTTTATTGGACGCACTCGATTTTGTAACGAATTACTTTATCTACGCGCCCGTTGGTCACGGTGATGTCGGAAAACCGACAGAATCGGAGTGACGAAGCACAGCACGACGAACTACGCGGTGCGGTTCGCGGCGTCGTCTCGGCGGCCGAGACGGCACCGACGACTGCGGGTATCGCCGAGACGCTCTCGCTGTCGCGGGAGACGACGCGTGATATCCTCGCGGAACTGGCACAGCGGGGGACGCTACGGAAGCAGGACGACGGCGGCGTGACGCGCTGGCAGGAGACGGCGACCGACGTGCTCCTGAACGAGAGCGCGAACTCCTACGAGGTGAGCGACCCCGAGACGGGTATCGTCAGCCGTGCGGGCACGCGGCCCGAGGCGTTGCGGCAACTCGCCGACCGACTCGACCAGTACGCCGACGGTGAGGCCATCGGGGCACAGATTATGGGCATCGGCGAGGCGGTGCTGAGTCCGGCCTACGTGCAGGGTATCGAGTCGCTCATCGAGGACTACGTGGAACCGGACGACAAGCACCTCTACGTGTACGTCCCCGAGGAGGGCATCCGGGAGATTCGTGGGCAGGAACACCTCCACCGCGAACACGAGGTGGGCGGGTTCGCCGTCACCGGACGGTTCACCCGCGAGGAGTTCGACGCGGCGATTCAGGTCCCGGTCGACCGACTGCTCGCCGAGACGCCCATCGACGACGACGACTTCCCGCTGAGCGTGTTCAAACTCGTCGCCATCCATCCCGACTATCAGGGACAGGGTATCGGCATGTCGTTGGTGACGCACGGGATGGCCTACCTCGCGGAGAACCCCCCGGTCGTCGGGATGCTCTGGGAGCGCGAGAGCGACGCGAACGTGGCGATAGCGGAGCAACACGGGGCCGAGCGACTGGCCGAGTTCGAGAACACGTCGCCCTCGAAGTGGCAGTGCCCGGAGTGTGGCTTCGACACGCCCTGCACGTGCAAGAGTGCCTTCTACGGCTGGGGGTTCGAGTGAGCTAGGGCCGCTCCCGGTCGGCGTCGCGGTCCGCGTCCGCCGTCTCGAAACTCCGGGTGAACGTCACGCTGACGCGCGTGCCTGAGTCGTCGGCGTCGATGTCGAGGCTCGCCTCGGAGTTTCGGACGACCCAATCGACCAGCCACAGCCCCAGCCCCGACCCGTGGTTGAGTTGGTCTATCGACCGACTGTAGAACACCTGCCGTTCCTGCTGGGTGATACCCGGGCCGTCGTCCTCGACGACGAGCCGGACGGCTTCGGCCGCCGTCTCGACGGCGACCCGGACCGACGGCGCGGGCCCCTCGTTGTGGTCGATGGCGTTCTCGACGAGGCTCCGCACCGCCAGCGTGACCGCCTCGTCGGCACGGACCCACGCTTCCGTCGGGGTCTCGACTTCGATGACGGCCGTCGGGTACTTCTCCGTCGCCCAGTCGACGGTGTCGCTGACGACAGCCACGAGGTCGATGTCGTAGCGGTCCCTGTCGGCGTCGACCAGCGACTCTATCGCCCGCGCCGTCTCGGCCGTCTCGATGATGTCGTCCGCGCTGTCGACGACCCGTCGGGCCTTCTCGCGCAGGTCGCCGTCCGTCCTGTGTGCGAGCAGTTCCCCGTTCATCCGGACGACGTTCAGCTTGTTTCTGATGTCGTGACGCAGGACCCTGCCGAGGACCTCCCGCAGGAGTTCGAGGTCCTCCTCGTGGCGCATCAGTTCGGTCTGGTCTTTCAGCGCGACGACCCACCCTATCGCGGCCTCTCCCTGCTCGATTGGGGTCTTGCTCACGGTCAGGAACCGCTCGTCGCCCGCGGACGAGACTGCGACCGTCCGGTCGGTGACTGGCCCGCCGTGGAGTGCCGATTGGAGCGACGGGAACGGGTCGAGTACCGCTTCGAGGCGTCGGCCGGCGGGGTCTCCGTCGGTGTCTAACATCACCTGCGCGGCCGGGTTCGCGTCGGTGATGACCATCTCTTCGTCGAGGATGAGGACGCCCTCGTCCATCTCGCGGAGGGCCGTCCGGCGGGCGATGGGCATCGCTCGCAGCAGGCGGTACCGGAACAGTGCCCACCCCCAGATGCTGACGCCGACGAGGAACCCGACCGGCGTCGGGTTGAGGTAGTCCGTCGGGAACACGCCGGAGACGAACACGACGGACGTCGCCGCCGGAACGACCCAGCCGACGAGCATCAGTGCCGCCTGTTTCCGGTACAGCCCCTTGCGGTCGACGAGCGCGACGACGAGGAGGACGAGACTCGTGACGACGAGCAGGTAGCCGTAGCCGGTGTGCAGGAAAAAGCCGATACCGTGGTCCAACTGGAGAACGCCGCGCGCGTCGACGAACGTCTCGGGACCCCAGAACAGTCCGTGGAGCGAGTTCGTCCAGAGCAGGAGTTGGACGGCCACGGGCACGACGAGTACCGGGGCGATGATTCGGTAGCCGACGTGT
This genomic window contains:
- the cgi121 gene encoding KEOPS complex subunit Cgi121, which produces MRVVEGLATVEDVAGFVERLGTIGDDHGCVVQAFDARYVVDRAHLERAVELAERERERGAAIADDPGVEILLYAAGRRQISRALEMGVSAGECPVAVVVHGRDEAGAAAAVADLLDPAETLGDYDETLVRAFFDVSERELAATAADLPTLVRERVALLVVER
- a CDS encoding ATP-dependent DNA helicase, with translation MDVADIPGVPDWLPDYLRADGIESLYPPQAEAVTAGVTEGENLVASVPTASGKTLVAELAMLSHVGEGSGTALYIVPLRALASEKAAEFEAFESYGVDVGVSTGNYESSGEWLSDSDIVVATSEKVDSLVRNDAAWIDDLSCVVTDEVHLVDDGERGPTLEVTLAKLRQLNPGLQTVALSATIGNADELADWLDAELVDSEWRPIELRKGVHYGQALHLEDGSQQELRVHDGESETAAVVRDTLADDGSTLVFVNSRRNAEAAARRLATTTRDALDEEERTRLAEVAADIRDVSDTETSEDLADAVADGAAFHHAGLAADHRSLVEDAFRDRLIKTVCATPTLAAGVNTPSRRVVVRDWRRYDGSTGGMAPLSVLEVHQMMGRAGRPGLDPYGEAVLLANNHDELDELFERYVWADPEPVRSKLAAEPALRTHLLATVASGFASSRGGLLEFLERTLYAAQTAERDRLEGVTDDVLTYLERNEFLTREAQSASERSSDGDQLQATGLGHTVSRLYLDPMSAAEIIDGLRDADDRPSALGLYHLVARTPDMYELYLRSGDDEEYTMLAYEREEDFLGAMLSEFEEGRFEDWLAALKTARLLEDWASEIEEDEITDRYGVGPGDIRGKVETAQWLLGAAESLAGELGLDCVPAIREARTRVEHGVRAELVDLAGVRGVGRKRARRLYDAGIRTRADLREADKAVVLGALRGREKTAENVLENAGRQDPSMDGIDPADVAGVEDTAAGSDAAEGPAGTADSEDQSSLGDF
- a CDS encoding ferredoxin translates to MRIEYDRDTCIGMFQCVAEWDDFEEDTDAGKAVLADSEERDDGLFVREVPDDAEMDAKFAARACPVDAIAVYDDDGEQLVP
- a CDS encoding histidine kinase N-terminal 7TM domain-containing protein, which translates into the protein MLVGTDLYAAFLLLTVLPTGYLICRLWDHREQPGGRWFVLALSGATGWAVCWGLMLLFNGYTLSLLSMNLVIVFVTVAFVGMLFMAIEYTWRTHVGYRIIAPVLVVPVAVQLLLWTNSLHGLFWGPETFVDARGVLQLDHGIGFFLHTGYGYLLVVTSLVLLVVALVDRKGLYRKQAALMLVGWVVPAATSVVFVSGVFPTDYLNPTPVGFLVGVSIWGWALFRYRLLRAMPIARRTALREMDEGVLILDEEMVITDANPAAQVMLDTDGDPAGRRLEAVLDPFPSLQSALHGGPVTDRTVAVSSAGDERFLTVSKTPIEQGEAAIGWVVALKDQTELMRHEEDLELLREVLGRVLRHDIRNKLNVVRMNGELLAHRTDGDLREKARRVVDSADDIIETAETARAIESLVDADRDRYDIDLVAVVSDTVDWATEKYPTAVIEVETPTEAWVRADEAVTLAVRSLVENAIDHNEGPAPSVRVAVETAAEAVRLVVEDDGPGITQQERQVFYSRSIDQLNHGSGLGLWLVDWVVRNSEASLDIDADDSGTRVSVTFTRSFETADADRDADRERP